In the genome of Candidatus Caldatribacterium sp., one region contains:
- a CDS encoding UDP-N-acetylmuramate--L-alanine ligase translates to MSGLALLAHEWGHVVSGSDLVENEATRRLRSRGVQVYIGHRGEQVVGAEAVVVSSAIPPSNEELVAARKLGLPIFHRGEVLAFLFNPKKGIAVAGTHGKTTTTSMISCLLEMAGWNPTVLVGGELEDIGGNARAGEGEFFVTETDESDGSFLKLRPFCAVVTNIDDDHLDFYGNMEAAKEAFAAFLWNVQQGGFRVVCGDHPNVQDVLRRHSFPSLITYGIENRDVDYRARILARGKEGSFFEVSCRGEVVATFSIRVPGNHNVSNALACIAVGMELGVPIKSISEALNSFRGVKRRFEKVGKVSGALVVDDYAHHPTEMRVVLETARAQTSGKIVVVFQPHRYTRTRRLYRNMAQALCLADYVVLLPIYSAGEEVIPGVSEDLIYRELKETGFRNVALARDFDEAARKCLEVVGEGDILITMGAGDVWRVGMMLTGGNRP, encoded by the coding sequence ATGAGCGGTCTTGCACTCCTTGCCCACGAGTGGGGGCATGTAGTGAGTGGGTCTGATCTTGTGGAGAATGAGGCTACACGGAGACTTCGCTCCCGGGGAGTGCAGGTGTACATAGGACATCGCGGGGAACAGGTTGTAGGTGCTGAAGCGGTGGTGGTGTCCTCGGCCATTCCTCCCTCAAACGAGGAGCTCGTAGCAGCGCGAAAACTCGGGCTTCCGATCTTCCACCGAGGGGAAGTTCTTGCTTTCCTCTTCAATCCCAAGAAGGGCATTGCTGTTGCTGGAACTCATGGGAAGACAACCACAACTTCCATGATTTCTTGCCTCCTTGAGATGGCGGGTTGGAACCCTACGGTCCTTGTTGGGGGAGAACTTGAGGATATCGGAGGAAACGCAAGGGCTGGGGAAGGAGAGTTCTTCGTCACCGAGACGGATGAGAGTGATGGCTCCTTTTTGAAACTCCGGCCCTTCTGTGCGGTGGTTACCAATATCGATGATGACCACCTGGATTTCTACGGGAACATGGAGGCGGCAAAGGAGGCCTTTGCCGCTTTTCTCTGGAATGTTCAGCAAGGGGGCTTTCGGGTGGTTTGTGGGGATCATCCCAATGTTCAGGATGTTCTGCGGCGGCATTCCTTTCCCTCCCTTATCACGTATGGGATAGAGAACCGGGACGTTGACTACCGGGCAAGAATCCTTGCTCGTGGGAAGGAAGGTTCCTTTTTTGAAGTTTCTTGCCGGGGAGAAGTGGTGGCTACCTTTTCGATTCGGGTTCCCGGGAATCACAATGTGAGCAACGCCCTGGCATGCATTGCAGTAGGAATGGAGCTCGGCGTTCCCATAAAGAGCATTTCAGAAGCCCTGAATTCCTTTCGAGGGGTCAAGCGAAGGTTCGAAAAGGTGGGGAAGGTTTCTGGAGCTCTGGTTGTCGATGATTACGCACACCATCCGACGGAGATGCGGGTTGTTCTCGAGACTGCTCGAGCACAGACCTCAGGGAAAATTGTGGTTGTCTTCCAGCCCCATCGTTACACTCGCACAAGGAGGCTTTACCGGAACATGGCCCAGGCTCTCTGCCTTGCAGACTATGTGGTTTTGCTCCCTATCTACTCTGCAGGGGAAGAGGTGATTCCTGGAGTTTCGGAAGACCTCATTTACCGGGAACTCAAAGAGACAGGTTTTCGGAATGTTGCTCTTGCCCGGGACTTTGACGAAGCCGCCAGAAAGTGCCTTGAAGTTGTCGGGGAGGGGGACATCCTCATCACTATGGGTGCGGGAGATGTATGGAGAGTCGGGATGATGCTCACTGGAGGAAACAGGCCTTAG
- the murB gene encoding UDP-N-acetylmuramate dehydrogenase, with amino-acid sequence MESRDDAHWRKQALEELFRLLPEGRFLRNPELSALTTWRIGGRALALAEVADERELALVLSFCDRLGIPWRVLGRGSNILVSDRGFPGIVVRLGGTLAKCRLLPGGRIEAGGGVVLGSLVRFAVRNGLGGCEFLVGIPGTVGGAVVLNAGCFGGEIKQLVERVLVRERDGRIRWREREELSFGYRNSNLREESAVVVRVVFRLFPENPQHALERVRYFSLLRKSSQPLEFPSAGSVFRNPPGEYAARLIEKAGCKGLRLGQAQVSPKHSNFIVNLGGARAWQVEYLMEWVRKEVYRQTGVWLENEVELWQ; translated from the coding sequence ATGGAGAGTCGGGATGATGCTCACTGGAGGAAACAGGCCTTAGAAGAGCTCTTTCGCCTTCTTCCTGAGGGCCGCTTCTTGAGGAATCCTGAACTCTCGGCCTTGACGACCTGGCGTATCGGGGGGAGAGCCCTTGCTCTTGCCGAGGTCGCTGATGAGAGGGAGCTTGCTTTGGTGCTTTCCTTCTGCGATCGCCTCGGTATCCCCTGGCGGGTTTTGGGGCGGGGGTCGAATATTCTTGTCAGCGATAGAGGGTTCCCTGGGATTGTGGTTCGCCTTGGGGGTACTCTTGCGAAGTGCCGTCTTCTTCCTGGAGGGCGAATCGAGGCGGGAGGTGGCGTGGTTCTCGGTTCCCTCGTCCGCTTTGCAGTGCGTAATGGCCTTGGAGGGTGTGAGTTCCTCGTGGGGATTCCGGGAACGGTTGGTGGAGCGGTGGTGCTCAATGCGGGTTGCTTCGGGGGAGAGATAAAGCAGCTTGTGGAGCGGGTACTCGTGCGGGAACGGGATGGTCGAATCCGTTGGAGGGAAAGGGAAGAACTCTCTTTTGGTTACAGAAACTCAAATCTCAGAGAGGAGTCCGCAGTGGTGGTGAGAGTGGTGTTCCGCCTTTTTCCCGAAAATCCCCAGCATGCTCTGGAAAGGGTTCGCTACTTCTCTCTTTTGCGGAAGAGCTCGCAACCTCTTGAGTTCCCCTCCGCGGGAAGTGTTTTCCGAAATCCTCCCGGTGAGTATGCGGCACGCCTTATCGAAAAAGCAGGTTGCAAGGGGCTGCGCCTTGGTCAGGCACAGGTCTCCCCTAAGCATTCGAACTTCATTGTGAACCTTGGGGGAGCAAGAGCCTGGCAGGTTGAGTACCTCATGGAGTGGGTTCGAAAAGAAGTGTACCGTCAAACTGGAGTATGGCTTGAGAACGAGGTGGAGCTTTGGCAGTGA
- a CDS encoding FtsQ-type POTRA domain-containing protein, translating into MGLVSLGIFTLFFRSSLFLVATIEVTGCQLLRQDYIREVIGVEEGKMNMFALRSWEIERRLERIPQIKEARVEKIFPHTLRVTITERRPEVLVEGKGEPFCIDREGVKVPCSLVPEGSLIRALLRSQEEGLLSEVLGLVTAWQEEFDLPLAGVEAVSERLFILRLRNGIVIKCEGVANLRRKAVLLRSYLRDVRVKSLKVRGFDLRPGEDIVIAPGEGEDF; encoded by the coding sequence GTGGGCCTTGTTTCCCTGGGCATTTTCACGCTCTTTTTCCGGAGCTCCCTCTTTCTGGTTGCTACTATTGAGGTGACTGGGTGCCAGTTGCTTCGTCAGGATTACATTCGGGAGGTTATCGGTGTCGAGGAAGGCAAGATGAACATGTTTGCTCTTCGGAGTTGGGAGATTGAGCGACGTCTTGAGCGCATTCCTCAGATTAAGGAGGCCCGTGTGGAGAAGATTTTCCCTCACACCCTTCGGGTAACAATAACCGAGAGGAGACCTGAAGTTCTTGTCGAAGGGAAGGGAGAGCCTTTCTGTATCGACCGGGAGGGCGTAAAGGTACCCTGTTCCCTTGTTCCCGAAGGTAGCCTCATTCGGGCTCTTCTCCGTTCTCAAGAAGAGGGATTGCTTTCGGAGGTTCTTGGTCTTGTTACGGCATGGCAGGAAGAGTTTGACCTACCCCTTGCAGGAGTTGAAGCCGTAAGCGAACGATTGTTTATTTTGAGGCTTCGAAATGGTATAGTTATAAAATGTGAGGGAGTTGCAAATTTGCGGAGAAAGGCTGTGCTTCTTCGTTCGTACCTGAGAGACGTTCGGGTGAAGTCTCTGAAGGTGCGGGGATTCGATCTCCGTCCGGGAGAAGACATAGTCATCGCCCCAGGTGAAGGTGAGGATTTTTGA
- the ftsA gene encoding cell division protein FtsA: MRGWSRVQESSSIVGAVDIGTSKVCTLIGKKHGATLEILGVGLSTSSGIRKGRIIDIGKVAQVVRDSFFAALEVAQVLPGVVYAGIAGDGVASFNLEGEIFLGKGGREITEKDAESAIESTKTQVDLRAQKVLHLLPQEFIVDDQKGIVDPVGMVATQLRVRTHLVLAQENYFHNFVKSFQQAGIEVTRVAFQPLASALAVLSPTEKEIGVALVDIGGGTTDVTVFYGGSPRFSKVIPIGGEHITLDLAVGLRTSRDEAERVKVNYGCAFSRHIPEDEVVEVRDLGGVALQAVRRRYACEIIEARIREIFGLLARELRASGWGKFLQGGVVLTGGTALLDGIVEFAASFLKIPVRLGYPESTKYTGMVQAIANPMFSTACGLLQLAVLETAGRKRMRFFENLNRTRTWFVERLKDYFMIE; encoded by the coding sequence TTGAGGGGCTGGTCGCGAGTTCAAGAGAGTTCCTCCATTGTGGGAGCTGTGGATATCGGAACGAGCAAAGTCTGTACTCTCATTGGGAAGAAGCACGGTGCCACCCTTGAAATTCTTGGGGTTGGTCTCAGCACCTCGTCAGGAATTCGCAAGGGCCGAATCATTGACATTGGGAAGGTTGCGCAGGTTGTACGGGACTCTTTCTTCGCTGCGCTTGAGGTTGCCCAGGTCCTCCCGGGTGTTGTCTACGCGGGGATTGCAGGAGATGGGGTGGCATCCTTTAACCTGGAAGGTGAAATCTTCCTCGGGAAGGGAGGCCGGGAGATAACTGAAAAGGATGCCGAAAGTGCTATTGAGAGCACGAAGACCCAGGTGGACCTGAGAGCTCAAAAGGTTCTCCACCTCCTTCCTCAAGAGTTCATTGTGGATGACCAGAAGGGCATAGTGGACCCAGTGGGTATGGTGGCAACGCAGCTCCGAGTGCGGACGCACCTTGTCCTTGCCCAGGAGAACTACTTCCACAATTTCGTGAAGAGTTTCCAGCAAGCGGGCATTGAAGTTACCCGAGTTGCTTTCCAGCCTCTTGCCTCTGCCCTGGCAGTGCTTTCACCCACGGAGAAAGAAATTGGTGTTGCCCTTGTGGACATTGGAGGCGGGACAACCGACGTTACGGTGTTCTATGGAGGGAGTCCGCGCTTTTCTAAGGTTATCCCGATTGGGGGCGAACACATTACCTTGGACTTGGCGGTGGGGCTACGGACATCTCGGGATGAGGCAGAGCGTGTTAAGGTGAATTACGGGTGTGCCTTCAGTCGACACATCCCTGAGGATGAGGTTGTAGAGGTACGGGATCTTGGGGGAGTTGCGCTCCAGGCCGTACGTCGGAGGTACGCCTGTGAGATTATCGAGGCGCGGATTCGGGAAATCTTTGGCCTCCTTGCCCGAGAACTCCGCGCTTCAGGATGGGGGAAGTTCCTCCAAGGAGGCGTTGTGCTCACGGGAGGAACAGCATTGCTTGACGGTATCGTGGAGTTTGCAGCCTCATTCTTAAAAATACCCGTTCGTTTGGGTTATCCGGAGAGCACAAAGTACACCGGTATGGTGCAAGCGATAGCCAATCCGATGTTTTCCACGGCATGCGGTCTCCTGCAGCTTGCTGTTCTTGAAACGGCAGGAAGGAAGCGGATGCGCTTTTTTGAAAACCTGAACCGAACGAGAACCTGGTTCGTCGAACGCCTTAAGGACTATTTTATGATAGAGTAG